A stretch of Microbacterium caowuchunii DNA encodes these proteins:
- a CDS encoding ABC1 kinase family protein, giving the protein MRPRYRRIMRFAARYLIQSWWYELFLPRLGLGVIAERTRAQRMRRIARRFHALAVDLGGLMIKVGQFMSSRLDVLPPEITSELEGLQDEVPPVAFPAIRQLAESELDMSLERAFASVDEVPLAAASFGQAHRATLASVDADELGLADAVVKIQRPGIEQVIEVDLRALRRVAQWLSRVRIVADRVDVPALVEEFATTSLEEIDYIHEAVNAERFAGDFADDARVAVPIVVWERTTTRVLTLQDVTAIKINDVDALRAAGIDPSAVADRFAAVMFDQLFVNGYFHADPHPGNIFVTPRPADADPADDGPPWRLTFIDFGMMGTVPDGLRRGLRRLLIAAASRDGKGLVEGIRDVGVLLPSADTTELERAMVQLFARFGGMGFAELQEVDPREFQSFATEFGDTIRSLPFQLPENFLLIIRAMSLTSGMCSSLDPAFNIWDAVEPYAARLLQEERGDLVQTVAREAASVAGIAARLPRRLDELTTRLEGGRLTVETPKLDQRIGRLERLGRRIVSAVLFAGLLVAGVVARPDDPVLGTVLMGVSALPLLHALFAGVAARRR; this is encoded by the coding sequence ATGCGTCCGCGCTACCGCCGCATCATGCGGTTCGCCGCGCGATATCTCATCCAGTCCTGGTGGTACGAGCTGTTCCTGCCGCGACTCGGCCTGGGGGTCATCGCCGAACGGACCCGCGCGCAGCGGATGCGCAGGATCGCCCGGCGCTTCCACGCGCTGGCGGTGGATCTCGGCGGGCTCATGATCAAGGTGGGGCAGTTCATGTCGTCGCGGCTGGACGTGCTGCCGCCCGAGATCACCTCCGAACTCGAGGGGCTGCAGGACGAGGTGCCACCGGTCGCGTTCCCGGCGATCCGGCAGCTCGCCGAGTCGGAGCTGGACATGTCGCTCGAGCGCGCGTTCGCCTCCGTCGACGAGGTCCCGCTGGCGGCCGCATCGTTCGGACAGGCCCATCGCGCCACCCTCGCCTCTGTTGATGCGGATGAGCTCGGGCTCGCGGATGCGGTCGTGAAGATCCAGCGTCCCGGCATCGAGCAGGTGATCGAGGTGGACCTGCGTGCGTTGCGCCGGGTGGCGCAGTGGCTGAGCCGGGTCCGGATCGTCGCGGACCGGGTGGACGTGCCGGCCCTCGTGGAGGAGTTCGCCACCACGAGTCTCGAGGAGATCGACTACATCCACGAGGCGGTGAACGCCGAGCGTTTCGCCGGGGACTTCGCCGACGACGCGCGGGTCGCAGTCCCCATCGTCGTCTGGGAGCGCACCACGACGCGCGTGCTGACCCTGCAGGACGTCACGGCGATCAAGATCAACGACGTGGATGCGCTCCGCGCCGCAGGCATCGACCCCTCCGCGGTCGCCGACCGGTTCGCGGCGGTGATGTTCGACCAGCTCTTCGTGAACGGGTACTTCCACGCCGATCCGCATCCGGGGAACATCTTCGTCACGCCACGGCCTGCGGATGCCGATCCGGCGGACGACGGACCGCCCTGGCGCCTGACCTTCATCGACTTCGGGATGATGGGCACGGTGCCGGACGGCCTGCGCCGTGGACTGCGGCGCCTGCTCATCGCCGCCGCCTCGCGCGACGGGAAGGGACTCGTCGAGGGCATCCGCGACGTGGGCGTCCTCCTCCCGTCCGCGGACACCACCGAGCTGGAGCGGGCGATGGTCCAGCTCTTCGCGCGATTCGGCGGGATGGGCTTCGCGGAGCTGCAGGAGGTGGACCCGAGGGAGTTCCAGTCCTTCGCGACGGAGTTCGGTGACACCATCCGCTCGCTCCCGTTCCAACTCCCGGAGAACTTCCTGCTGATCATCCGGGCCATGTCGCTCACCTCCGGAATGTGCAGTTCGCTCGACCCGGCGTTCAACATCTGGGATGCCGTCGAGCCCTACGCCGCGCGGCTGCTGCAGGAGGAGCGCGGCGACCTCGTGCAGACGGTCGCGCGGGAGGCTGCGTCGGTCGCCGGCATCGCGGCGCGCCTGCCCCGCCGCCTGGACGAGCTCACGACCCGGCTGGAGGGCGGACGGCTGACCGTGGAGACGCCGAAGCTGGACCAGAGGATCGGCAGGCTGGAGCGGCTGGGGCGCCGGATCGTGTCCGCCGTCCTCTTCGCCGGGCTGCTCGTCGCCGGGGTGGTCGCCCGCCCGGACGACCCGGTCCTCGGCACGGTGCTGATGGGGGTCTCCGCGCTGCCCCTGCTGCACGCCCTGTTCGCGGGCGTCGCCGCCAGGCGGAGGTAG
- a CDS encoding squalene cyclase, producing the protein MKVTPWLLDSDPTLRWQVERDIVRAPAEIWQETRSRIATEGDGAALLAHQDPDGQWAQGAYFPSDADEEEDGQPWTATTWTLTTLREWGLAAEALAGTAEKLEANARWEYEDLPYWGGEVDVCINAMTLANGAWLGADVRALADWFPEHQLPDGGWNCDWVEGSRRSSFHSTINALIGILDYEQRTGGSRDLRVARARGEEYLLQRHLRYRLSDGTQVGPWATQLLYPMRWPFSALKAVDYFTRAAHHDGVPLDPRVGDSLGLVRSRRRRDGRWRQEGQLPGRVWFPVDVPTGAPSKWVTFLALRALNEHP; encoded by the coding sequence ATGAAGGTCACGCCGTGGCTGCTCGATTCCGATCCCACCCTCCGCTGGCAGGTGGAGCGCGACATCGTCCGGGCCCCTGCGGAGATCTGGCAGGAGACCCGGTCGCGGATCGCGACGGAGGGCGACGGAGCGGCGCTGCTGGCCCATCAGGACCCGGACGGGCAGTGGGCGCAGGGGGCGTACTTCCCGTCGGATGCCGACGAGGAGGAAGACGGTCAGCCCTGGACCGCCACGACGTGGACCCTCACGACGCTCCGGGAGTGGGGGCTGGCGGCGGAAGCGCTCGCCGGGACGGCGGAGAAGCTCGAGGCGAACGCCCGGTGGGAGTACGAGGACCTGCCCTACTGGGGCGGTGAGGTCGACGTCTGCATCAACGCGATGACCCTCGCGAACGGAGCCTGGCTCGGCGCCGACGTGCGTGCGCTCGCCGACTGGTTCCCCGAGCATCAGCTCCCCGACGGCGGCTGGAACTGCGACTGGGTGGAGGGGTCCCGGCGATCCTCGTTCCACTCCACGATCAATGCGCTGATCGGCATCCTGGACTACGAGCAGCGCACCGGCGGCAGCCGCGACCTCCGGGTCGCACGGGCCCGAGGCGAGGAGTACCTGCTCCAGCGACACCTGCGCTACCGCTTGTCGGACGGCACCCAGGTGGGGCCCTGGGCCACGCAACTGCTCTATCCCATGCGGTGGCCGTTCAGCGCCCTGAAGGCGGTGGACTACTTCACCCGTGCCGCACACCACGACGGGGTCCCGCTGGATCCCCGGGTCGGAGACTCGCTCGGCCTCGTCCGCTCCCGCCGCCGCCGCGACGGGCGGTGGCGGCAGGAGGGGCAGCTCCCGGGCCGCGTGTGGTTCCCGGTGGATGTGCCCACCGGCGCGCCCTCCAAGTGGGTGACGTTCCTGGCGCTGCGCGCTCTCAACGAGCACCCCTGA
- the msrA gene encoding peptide-methionine (S)-S-oxide reductase MsrA, with protein sequence MTTDTGTVTRTPGTETAVLAGGCFWGVEDLIRRQPGVLDTRVGYTGGSNDHATYRNHPGHAEAVEIVFDPARTTYRDILAFFFQIHDPSTLNRQGNDIGTSYRSAIFPLTPEQERIARETIADVDASGIWPAKVVTTIEPAGPFWEAEPEHQDYLQRIPNGYTCHFVRPGWVLPKRDTAATA encoded by the coding sequence ATGACCACCGACACCGGCACCGTCACCCGAACCCCCGGCACCGAGACCGCCGTCCTCGCCGGCGGGTGTTTCTGGGGCGTGGAGGACCTGATCCGCCGCCAGCCCGGTGTCCTCGACACACGCGTCGGGTACACCGGCGGCTCCAACGACCACGCCACCTACCGGAACCACCCCGGTCATGCCGAGGCGGTCGAGATCGTCTTCGATCCCGCACGGACGACGTATCGGGACATCCTGGCGTTCTTCTTCCAGATCCACGACCCGTCGACGCTGAACCGTCAGGGCAACGACATCGGGACCAGTTACCGCTCGGCGATCTTCCCCCTCACCCCCGAGCAGGAGCGGATCGCCCGCGAGACGATCGCGGACGTCGACGCCTCGGGCATCTGGCCGGCCAAGGTCGTCACCACGATCGAGCCCGCCGGACCCTTCTGGGAGGCCGAGCCGGAGCACCAGGACTACCTGCAGCGCATCCCGAACGGCTACACGTGCCACTTCGTGCGCCCCGGCTGGGTGCTGCCGAAGCGGGACACCGCAGCGACGGCGTAA
- a CDS encoding type I restriction endonuclease: MEFEDRLSALATKVHNQAAAIGTEEATKNAFVMPFISTILGYDVFDPMEVVPEFTADVGIKKGEKIDYAIMRDGEVQILIECKASTGAPKIEHASQLFRYFSTTNARIAALTNGVIWQFYTDLDAPNRMDAKPFLVLDLLDIDETLIPEVKKLSKETFDLESIISAAEELKYVGALKRAIGGQFRDPSDDWIKFFATKVYEGSYTQRVREQFTSLVTKASRQFLTESVNDRLKTALGAGAGIRPIDEGTASVTSEQVAQDDLDRDTEIATTLEEIEGYQIVKAIACGEIKPVRVTHRDAKSYFAVLLDDNNRKPIARLHFNSKQKYLGLLDEAKVETRHPISSLDEIYLHADSIRDAVIRYR; encoded by the coding sequence ATGGAGTTCGAAGACCGCCTATCCGCGCTCGCGACCAAAGTGCACAATCAGGCTGCCGCGATCGGTACAGAAGAAGCGACAAAGAACGCGTTCGTCATGCCGTTCATCTCGACCATTCTCGGTTACGACGTCTTCGATCCTATGGAGGTCGTGCCGGAGTTCACGGCCGACGTCGGCATCAAAAAGGGCGAGAAGATCGACTATGCGATCATGCGTGATGGTGAGGTGCAGATCCTCATCGAGTGCAAAGCATCCACGGGCGCGCCGAAGATCGAGCACGCGTCACAGCTCTTCCGGTACTTCTCCACTACCAATGCGCGAATCGCCGCGCTCACCAACGGCGTGATCTGGCAGTTCTACACGGACCTCGACGCGCCGAATCGAATGGACGCCAAGCCCTTTCTGGTCCTGGACCTTCTCGACATCGACGAGACTCTCATCCCCGAGGTGAAGAAGCTCAGCAAAGAAACTTTCGACCTGGAATCAATCATTAGCGCCGCCGAGGAGCTCAAGTACGTCGGCGCTCTCAAACGCGCCATCGGTGGCCAGTTCCGTGATCCCAGTGACGACTGGATCAAGTTCTTCGCTACCAAGGTATACGAGGGCTCCTACACCCAGAGGGTCCGAGAACAGTTCACCTCTCTCGTGACCAAGGCGTCACGGCAGTTCTTGACGGAGAGTGTCAATGACCGTCTCAAGACCGCACTCGGCGCGGGTGCCGGCATCCGTCCCATCGACGAGGGCACCGCTTCTGTGACCAGCGAGCAGGTGGCTCAGGACGACCTGGATCGTGACACCGAAATCGCGACCACCCTCGAAGAGATCGAGGGCTATCAGATCGTCAAGGCCATCGCTTGCGGCGAAATCAAGCCTGTTCGCGTCACTCATCGCGACGCCAAGAGTTACTTCGCAGTCCTCCTCGACGACAACAACCGCAAGCCGATCGCGAGACTGCATTTCAACTCGAAGCAGAAGTACCTCGGTCTCCTCGACGAGGCAAAAGTAGAGACTCGTCATCCGATCAGTTCGCTTGACGAAATTTACTTGCACGCGGATTCGATCCGCGACGCGGTGATCCGGTATCGGTAG
- a CDS encoding histidine phosphatase family protein, with the protein MVVTTLWLVRHGESVGNVAATRAEREGLDRVPVEIRDADVPLSATGEQQARALGRWLEEEREDIGAFWVSPYLRARQTLEIAMGARPGPVGIDERLRDRELGILDLLTARGVARLHPEEAERRRHLGKFYHRPPGGESWADVALRLRSVLPAVLGQEGPSALIVAHDAVVTLIATLLLNMPEEQLLEFAAANPVLNASVTKLDRAGAGWEVSAFADVGHLREQGADVTVHQGTPDVQGEGDHDAGTD; encoded by the coding sequence ATGGTGGTGACGACACTCTGGCTGGTCCGCCACGGCGAAAGCGTGGGGAACGTCGCGGCGACCCGCGCGGAGCGTGAGGGACTCGATCGCGTGCCCGTGGAGATACGCGATGCGGACGTGCCGCTGTCGGCGACGGGGGAGCAGCAGGCTCGGGCGCTCGGGCGCTGGCTGGAGGAGGAGCGGGAGGACATCGGGGCGTTCTGGGTCTCGCCCTATCTCCGTGCCCGGCAGACGCTGGAGATCGCGATGGGCGCGCGCCCCGGTCCCGTCGGGATCGACGAGCGGCTCCGTGACCGCGAACTCGGGATCCTCGACCTGCTGACCGCGCGGGGCGTCGCGCGGCTGCATCCGGAGGAGGCGGAACGCCGCCGGCACCTCGGCAAGTTCTACCACCGGCCCCCCGGAGGCGAGTCCTGGGCGGACGTGGCGCTGAGGCTGCGCTCGGTCCTTCCGGCGGTCCTCGGGCAGGAGGGCCCGTCGGCGCTCATCGTCGCGCACGACGCGGTCGTCACGCTCATCGCGACTCTGCTGCTGAACATGCCCGAAGAACAGCTCCTGGAGTTCGCGGCGGCCAATCCCGTGTTGAACGCCTCGGTGACCAAGCTCGACCGTGCCGGTGCCGGCTGGGAGGTGTCCGCCTTCGCCGATGTGGGCCACCTCCGCGAGCAGGGTGCCGACGTCACCGTGCACCAGGGCACGCCGGATGTGCAGGGAGAAGGAGACCACGATGCCGGAACCGACTGA
- the msrB gene encoding peptide-methionine (R)-S-oxide reductase MsrB translates to MTHDYRRTPEALEHLTPTEYHVTQEEGTEPPFRNRYWDHHEQGIYVDVVSGQPLFSSTDKFDSGTGWPSFTKPIASDVVTEVTDGSFWMTRTEVRSAGADSHLGHVFPDGPQEAGGLRYCMNSAALRFVPVAELDEQGYGSYRSLFPTPTEENAT, encoded by the coding sequence GTGACACACGATTACCGCAGGACTCCCGAGGCGCTCGAGCACCTCACCCCCACCGAGTACCACGTCACGCAGGAGGAGGGCACCGAGCCTCCCTTCCGCAACCGGTACTGGGACCACCACGAGCAGGGCATCTACGTCGACGTCGTGTCCGGCCAGCCGCTGTTCTCATCGACCGACAAGTTCGACAGCGGCACGGGTTGGCCGAGCTTCACGAAGCCCATCGCCTCCGATGTCGTCACCGAGGTGACCGACGGCTCGTTCTGGATGACCCGCACGGAAGTGCGCTCGGCCGGGGCGGACAGCCACCTCGGTCACGTCTTCCCGGACGGACCGCAGGAGGCGGGCGGGCTGCGCTACTGCATGAACTCCGCGGCGCTGCGTTTCGTCCCCGTCGCCGAGCTCGACGAGCAGGGCTACGGTAGCTACCGTTCGCTCTTCCCCACCCCCACAGAGGAGAACGCCACATGA
- a CDS encoding SDR family NAD(P)-dependent oxidoreductase, whose amino-acid sequence MPRTIVITGASDGIGAAAAAQVHAAGEQVVVVGRDPGKTKAVAARLDAPWHVADYTELSQVRDLAAELRESYPRIDVLANNAGGIFAERAVTADGFERTFQVNHLGGFLLTNLLLDRLIADRASVVQTSSLAARRFARFDIDDLQNERSYSSGSAYGNAKLADILFTKELLRRHGDDGVHPVAFHPGAIASSFAAAASGPWRFMYTNPLTTRLLSSTEEGGSRLAWLALGKPGVDWTPGEYYARNRVARTNPLADDPGLAKRLWDRSAEMVGL is encoded by the coding sequence GTGCCTCGCACCATCGTCATCACCGGAGCCAGCGACGGAATCGGTGCCGCCGCGGCGGCGCAGGTGCACGCGGCGGGCGAGCAGGTCGTCGTCGTCGGGCGAGACCCCGGCAAGACGAAGGCGGTGGCCGCCCGGCTGGATGCCCCGTGGCACGTCGCGGATTACACCGAGCTGTCGCAGGTGCGGGACCTCGCCGCCGAACTCCGGGAGTCCTACCCTCGCATCGACGTGCTGGCGAACAACGCCGGGGGGATCTTCGCGGAACGCGCCGTCACCGCGGACGGATTCGAGCGCACGTTCCAGGTGAACCACCTGGGCGGGTTCCTGCTCACCAATCTGCTCCTGGACCGCTTGATCGCGGACCGGGCGTCCGTCGTCCAGACATCCAGCCTCGCGGCGCGTCGATTCGCGAGATTCGACATCGACGACCTGCAGAACGAGCGCTCCTATTCCTCCGGATCCGCCTATGGGAACGCGAAGCTGGCCGACATCCTCTTCACGAAGGAACTGCTGCGCCGCCACGGTGACGACGGCGTCCACCCGGTCGCCTTCCACCCCGGCGCGATCGCCAGTAGCTTCGCGGCCGCCGCATCCGGGCCGTGGCGCTTCATGTACACGAACCCCCTCACGACCCGGTTGCTGTCCTCCACGGAGGAGGGCGGATCCCGGCTCGCGTGGCTCGCCCTCGGCAAGCCCGGGGTCGACTGGACTCCGGGAGAGTACTACGCCCGGAACCGCGTCGCCCGGACGAACCCGCTCGCCGACGACCCCGGACTGGCGAAGCGGCTGTGGGACCGGAGCGCGGAGATGGTCGGGCTCTGA
- a CDS encoding PadR family transcriptional regulator: MSGSFMGDAFGARGRGAGDNWSMSSIWDAMDQLRSTFEQKVGGATRMQRGDVRAAVLALLSERPMHGYQIINEIGERSGGSWKPSPGSVYPTLQLLSDEGLIRAEESGGRKTYSLTDEGRLVAAEETGRSAPWETSSSGRDSGKHGALPKAGVDLAQAVAQVARTGNPDQVREAVAVLDDARRKLYSILAQD, from the coding sequence ATGAGCGGTTCATTCATGGGCGACGCATTCGGCGCACGCGGTCGGGGCGCCGGGGACAACTGGTCGATGTCGAGTATCTGGGACGCGATGGACCAGCTGCGTTCCACGTTCGAGCAGAAGGTCGGCGGGGCGACCCGCATGCAACGCGGCGACGTCCGTGCCGCGGTGCTGGCACTGCTTTCCGAGCGGCCGATGCACGGCTACCAGATCATCAACGAGATCGGCGAGCGCAGCGGTGGTTCGTGGAAGCCGAGCCCCGGGTCGGTGTACCCGACGCTCCAGCTCCTCTCCGACGAGGGTCTGATCCGCGCCGAGGAGTCCGGCGGACGCAAGACGTACTCCCTCACCGACGAGGGTCGTCTGGTCGCGGCGGAGGAGACGGGCCGCTCGGCTCCGTGGGAGACGTCCTCGAGCGGGCGGGACAGCGGCAAGCACGGTGCCCTGCCGAAGGCGGGCGTCGACCTGGCGCAAGCGGTCGCACAGGTGGCGCGCACCGGCAACCCAGATCAGGTGAGGGAAGCGGTCGCCGTCCTCGACGACGCGCGACGTAAGCTCTACTCCATCCTCGCTCAGGACTGA
- a CDS encoding isocitrate lyase/PEP mutase family protein, which yields MTTDTPSTIAPADRARRLSALHAAPEILRVVNIWDVVSARAVLALPETKALATAGHSIAASFGYADGAIPLEITLEMVGRIVTAAGDVPVSADLDDGYADAGETTRRAIGVGIVGANMEDRLRPVAEAAARVEAVVAAGQAEGVPFVLNARTDAFVRAPGRPVEDSIADAVTRGRAYLAAGADIVFVPGVLDAEVTRRLVEGIGDRKVSVIGLPGALTAAEYEALGVARISYGPTTQRVALTALQDVAASLYADGVIPEGTRALN from the coding sequence ATGACGACCGACACCCCCTCGACCATCGCGCCCGCTGATCGTGCCCGCAGGCTGTCCGCCCTCCACGCCGCCCCCGAGATCCTGCGCGTGGTGAACATCTGGGACGTCGTATCCGCCCGGGCGGTGCTCGCCCTCCCCGAGACGAAGGCCCTCGCGACGGCAGGCCACTCGATCGCGGCGTCCTTCGGCTACGCCGACGGCGCCATCCCGCTCGAAATCACGCTCGAGATGGTCGGTCGTATCGTGACGGCCGCCGGCGACGTGCCGGTCTCCGCCGACCTCGACGACGGGTACGCGGATGCGGGGGAGACGACGCGTCGCGCGATCGGCGTCGGGATCGTCGGGGCGAACATGGAGGATCGCCTGCGTCCGGTCGCGGAGGCCGCGGCGCGGGTCGAGGCGGTCGTCGCCGCAGGACAGGCGGAGGGCGTGCCCTTCGTCCTGAACGCCCGGACGGACGCGTTCGTGCGTGCGCCAGGACGGCCCGTCGAGGACTCCATCGCCGATGCGGTCACGCGCGGTCGCGCCTACCTCGCGGCGGGGGCCGACATCGTCTTCGTGCCCGGTGTGCTGGATGCGGAGGTGACGCGCCGGCTCGTCGAGGGCATCGGCGACCGGAAGGTCAGCGTCATCGGGCTCCCCGGGGCGCTCACCGCTGCGGAGTACGAGGCGCTCGGGGTCGCCCGCATCTCCTACGGGCCGACCACCCAGCGCGTGGCCCTGACGGCGCTGCAGGATGTCGCGGCGAGCCTCTACGCGGACGGCGTGATCCCGGAAGGAACGCGCGCGCTGAACTGA
- a CDS encoding DNA polymerase IV — translation MTESAASWVLHVDLDQFIAAVEVLRRPELAGKPLIVGGHGDPGERAVVATASYEARAFGVGSGMPLRIATRKAPDAVILPVDAPVYTAASEEVMATLREQPGAVVQVLGWDEAFLGVRTEDPEAYAQRVRSAVLERTALHCSIGIGDTLVRAKNATDLGKPRGVFRLTAENWLEVMGERPTRDLWGIGSRISQRLAALGIRSVADLADADAPELAAAFGPKMGPWYRQLGRGEGSAVVDDTPWVARGHGRETTFPQDLTDPALLRQAAGELIERVLADVAEEQRPVVGVGLKVRYAPFMTRTFTHRVPATTDPAIVAAELMTLLERIEPGRPVRLLGVRAELRMPEDAREGHTPTRGGW, via the coding sequence ATGACCGAGAGCGCAGCGTCCTGGGTGCTGCACGTCGACCTCGATCAGTTCATCGCCGCCGTCGAGGTCCTGCGACGCCCCGAGCTCGCGGGGAAGCCGCTCATCGTCGGCGGGCACGGCGACCCCGGTGAGCGCGCCGTCGTCGCCACCGCGTCGTACGAGGCGCGTGCCTTCGGCGTCGGGTCCGGGATGCCGCTGCGGATCGCCACGCGCAAGGCGCCGGACGCCGTCATCCTCCCCGTCGACGCCCCGGTCTACACCGCCGCGTCCGAAGAGGTGATGGCGACCCTCCGCGAACAGCCCGGGGCCGTGGTGCAGGTGCTCGGCTGGGACGAGGCCTTCCTGGGCGTGCGCACCGAAGACCCGGAGGCTTACGCCCAGCGGGTACGCAGCGCCGTCCTCGAACGGACCGCGCTGCACTGCAGCATCGGCATCGGCGACACCCTCGTCCGCGCGAAGAACGCCACCGATCTGGGTAAGCCGCGCGGCGTCTTCCGGCTCACCGCGGAGAACTGGCTCGAGGTCATGGGCGAGCGCCCGACCCGCGACCTCTGGGGAATCGGCAGCAGGATCTCCCAACGGCTCGCCGCCCTCGGCATCCGGAGCGTCGCCGACCTGGCGGACGCGGATGCACCGGAGCTCGCGGCGGCGTTCGGTCCGAAGATGGGGCCGTGGTACCGGCAGCTGGGCCGCGGGGAGGGGTCGGCGGTCGTCGACGACACACCGTGGGTCGCCCGTGGGCACGGACGCGAGACGACCTTCCCGCAGGATCTGACCGATCCCGCCCTGCTCCGGCAGGCTGCCGGGGAGCTGATCGAACGCGTGCTGGCCGATGTGGCGGAGGAGCAGCGGCCGGTCGTCGGGGTGGGACTCAAGGTGCGGTACGCCCCGTTCATGACACGGACGTTCACCCACCGGGTCCCGGCGACCACCGATCCCGCCATCGTCGCCGCCGAGCTGATGACGCTCCTGGAGCGGATCGAGCCCGGTCGTCCGGTCCGCCTGCTCGGCGTGCGCGCCGAGCTCCGGATGCCGGAGGATGCGCGCGAGGGACACACCCCCACCCGGGGCGGATGGTGA
- a CDS encoding NAD(P)H-hydrate dehydratase, translating into MPEPTEPDPARTEEAGRATAVTPDLLRGWGLPDPGEDKKSRGDVVVIGGSRRTPGGVILAGEAALRVGAGRLGVFVPRSIDAHLGAVLPEAAINALPEQASDPFEDPARETIARADAVLVGPGFDDAEETRDTLEAVADAGPRALVLDAYALGVLPGLDRTLLPDRLLLTPNREELAILLDEGSDPDALTDLAAAVGEAARRYRAVVTCYDVVSGPDGESWLVGGGGPGLATSGSGDVLAGAIAGFVARGTALSRAAVWGSWAHARAGERLTERLGLGFLARELAAELPFALREVG; encoded by the coding sequence ATGCCGGAACCGACTGAACCCGACCCCGCTCGGACCGAGGAGGCCGGTCGCGCGACGGCCGTCACCCCCGACCTGCTCCGCGGCTGGGGCCTGCCCGACCCGGGAGAGGACAAGAAGTCGCGCGGCGACGTCGTCGTGATCGGCGGTTCCCGGCGCACCCCGGGTGGCGTGATCCTCGCCGGTGAGGCGGCCCTGAGGGTGGGAGCCGGGCGTCTCGGGGTCTTCGTCCCCCGGTCCATCGACGCCCATCTGGGCGCGGTGCTGCCGGAGGCGGCGATCAACGCGTTGCCGGAGCAGGCGAGCGACCCGTTCGAGGATCCGGCGCGGGAGACGATCGCGCGTGCCGACGCCGTCCTGGTCGGCCCCGGGTTCGACGACGCCGAGGAGACCCGCGACACCCTCGAGGCGGTGGCCGACGCGGGTCCCCGCGCTCTCGTCCTCGACGCGTATGCGCTCGGCGTGCTGCCCGGCCTCGACCGCACCCTGCTGCCGGACCGGCTGCTGCTCACCCCCAACCGGGAGGAGCTGGCGATCCTGCTCGACGAGGGGTCGGATCCCGATGCCCTGACGGACCTCGCGGCAGCCGTCGGCGAGGCCGCCCGCAGATACCGTGCGGTCGTGACCTGCTACGACGTCGTGTCGGGGCCGGACGGAGAGAGCTGGCTGGTCGGCGGTGGTGGTCCGGGGCTGGCCACATCCGGCAGCGGCGACGTCCTCGCCGGCGCGATCGCGGGCTTCGTCGCCCGCGGCACCGCCTTGTCGCGCGCGGCGGTCTGGGGATCGTGGGCCCATGCTCGGGCCGGGGAGCGACTCACCGAACGCCTCGGTCTCGGCTTCCTCGCCCGGGAACTCGCCGCCGAGCTGCCGTTCGCGCTCCGTGAGGTCGGATGA